The nucleotide window TCTTTCGTGCCGATGCCCGGTTGCGCGTAAGCGGCATAGGCGCGCATCGCGTAGTCGGGGCCGTAGTTGCCCACACCGTCGCCGAACCAGCTCCAGCCATTGCCGGTCAGCAGATTGGACGGCGGCGTGACGACGCGCTCATGACCGTCGGCCAGACCCGCTGCGATGGCTTCCGGCGCATTCGGCAGCTTGACCGGCTCGCCTGCCGTCACGCCGAGGTCCGAGAGGAATTTCAAGGCATGCGGATCGGCCGGCGTCGGCGGGTTGCCAGGCAAGGCCTGTGCGAGCCGGGTGAAGAAGCCGTTCGCGTCGAGCGCGGCGACTTGCGCGGCCGGCGTGCCGGAAGCACCCGCGGCGGCGACATTGCTGCGCGGCGGCGTGATCGCGGCGGAGCGGGCGTCGCCCGCGTAGACGCTCAGCGGCGCCACGCGAATGGCGCGCTGAAGCTTGCGGACCGCCGTCAGATCGCGCGTGCCGTTCGACTGGATACGCACGCTCACCCATGCGTTGCGGGTCGGTACGTCGACGCGCTTCGCACCCTTGGGCAAATCACCCTGCCAACCTGGACCGACGAAGGCGATCACCTGCGCCTTGATGCCGGCCGCGCGCGTGGCGAACTGCGAACTGGTCGACCACACCACGTTGGTCCACATGTCGAGCACGCGGGCGTCGACATAGCGGCCATGCGAATCGGGCAGCGACACGATCACCGGTTCGCTGCCGACGTCCAGCCAGCCGGTTGAATCGAACGTATCGAGACTCGGCTGCATCGGACCGGACGCGCCGATCGGCGGCAATGCCTGCGCGTGGCGCAGCGTATTGAGCGGCGCCTGGCCCGGATCGGTGCCGACCGCCGCGTCGCGCGCGACACCCATCAGCACGAGCGGGTAGCCGAATACATACGAGTCGGCGACTTCGTCCTTGATCCAGCCGGTGGATTTTTGCGTCGCGGAGGGCGTCGATGCGCAGCCGGCCAGAAATGCGAGGCCTGCGAGCGATGCGCAGGTCCAGTGAATCGGAAACAGTACTCGGCGATTTTTTATCATTCGTTCAGGTGGCGGAACGTGCGGTCCTAAGGGAGACGCCGGCGTGCAGCGAACCCTGCTTGCGCGGCCTCCCAAAGCCCACGCAGACAGTCCGCGGTTCGCGATGCCGACAACACCGGGTTGTATCGTATCCTCTTTCACCGAGCAAGCGCAAAGGCATGAATAGCGCCGGGTCGCGCGCGCACGCCGCCCTTTTGCGGTACGGTTGACGTTTCTCGTTACGTTCGTCCTGGCGCCCCGTGCCTCGGGCGAGCTTTTTTCATCGCTGCTCTTTCGCCCCCTCGTATCCGGAGCGCTTCATGTACATGCCCGCCCATTTCGAAGAGAACCGCCCAGAGGTTCTCCATCGCCTGATCGCCGAGCAGCCTTTCGGCGCGCTGATCACCCACGGGCCGAACGGGCTCGATGCGAACCATGTGCCGTTCGAGTTCGAAGTCCCGTCGGCGGCCGGTGAAACGCTCGGTATCCTGCGCGCTCACGTCGCTCGCGCGAATCCCGTGTGGCAGGAGGCCGCCGCGAACCCGGAAGCGCTCGTGATCTTTCAGGGCCCGGCCGCTTATATCTCGCCGAACTGGTATCCGAGCAAGCACGAGGCGCATCGGCAGGTGCCGACTTATAACTATATGGTGGTGCACGCTCACGGCCGGATCGTCGTGCGCGACGACGAGTCGTTCGTACGCGGCCTGGTCGCGCGCCTGACCCGCAAGATGGAAGCCGGCGAACCGGCGCCGTGGAAAATGGGCGACGCGCCCGCCGATTTCATCACGCAGATGCTCGGCGCGATCGTCGGCATCGAGATCGAGGTGACGCGGCTGGTCGGCAAGTGGAAGCTCGGCCAGAACAAGGCTGCGGACGACCGCCGCGGCGCGGCCGAAACCCTGCTGGCGCGCTCGACCAACGAACAGCAGGCCGTCGGCCAGGCCATGCTGGACGCGCCGCCAGCCTTCTGAGCGGGCGTTTCGGCGAGCTATCGGCGCGCTGACGTACACCCCGCAATTCGTCCTTGACCTTCCCATCATGGGAAGGTCAATACTGGGTTCATGACGCGGCCCGATGCCGCCACGAGCCTTGCCTACCATGACCGAACTTGCCAATCCACAGCGCTCCACGGACGCTGTCACTTCTGCCGCCCGGACCGCCGAACTCGACATCGGCGGAATGACTTGCGCCTCATGCGCGCTGCGTGTCGAGAAAGCGCTCGCCAAAGTGCCGGGCGTCACGCGTGCGTCGGTGAATCTCGCCACTGAGCGAGCGCGAATCGAAAGTGATGCCACCGTCGATTCCGATACGCTCGCCAACGCCGTGCGCAAGGCGGGCTACGACGCGACGCTGTGCGCCTCCCCGGACGCCGCGCCGCTCGTGGCCGAGGTGCGGCAGTCCACGCAATTGGCGATCGGCGGCATGACCTGTGCCTCATGCGCGATGCGCGTCGAAAAGGCTCTCGCGAAAGTGCCGGGCGTGGTCGGCGCGTCGGTGAATCTGGCGACCGAAACCGCAACCGTCAGTCTGGACGGCGCGGCCGCCGCCCCGGACGCGTTGATCGCCGCCGTCAAGAAAGCCGGCTACGAAGCGGCCTTGATCGCGCCGCCCGACACACCGGCGGCTTCTGATCACGCCACTCCCGCCGCCGCCAGGCGCGACCCAACCCGCCGCGAACTGGCAACCGTGCTCGCCTCCGCCGTGCTGACGCTGCCGCTCGTCGCGCCCATGGTCGGCGAATGGTTCGGGCTGCACGCGATGCTCTCGCCGTGGCTGCAATTCGCGTTTGCCTCGATCGTGCAGTTCGCGTTCGGCGCGCGCTTCTATCGCGCGGCCTATCGCGCCGTGCGGGCCGGCGCGGGCAACATGGACTTGCTGGTGGCGCTCGGCACCTCGGCGGCGTATGGCATCAGCGTCTATGAACTGGCGACCCATCCGGGCGACATGATGCATCTGTATTTCGAAGCGTCGGCGGTCGTGATCACGCTGGTGCGCTTCGGCAAGTGGCTGGAAGCGCGCGCCAAGCGCCAGACCACGGACGCCATCCGCGCGCTCAACGCGCTGCGTCCCGAGCGCGCGCGCATTCGCGTCGGCGCCGATGAACGCGACGTGCCGCTCGCGCAAGTGCGGGTCGGCACGGTGGTGATCGTGCGTCCCGGCGAACGCGTGCCGGTCGACGGCGCGGTGCTCGAAGGCCGCACGCATATCGACGAATCGCTGATTACCGGAGAAAGCCTGCCGGTGCCGAAGCAGGTGGCCGACGCGGTCACCGCCGGTTCGATCAACGGCGAAGGCGCGATTGCCGTGACGACCACCGCGATCGGCGCGGAAACGACGCTCGCGCGAGTCATCCGCCTCGTGGAAAGCGCGCAGGCCGAGAAGGCGCCGATCCAGCGCCTCGTCGACCGGGTCAGCGAAATCTTCGTGCCGGCGATTCTGGCGATTGCCGCGCTTACGCTGGCGGGCTGGCTGATCGCCGGCGCGGGCGGCGAAACCGCGATTCTGAACGCGGTCGCCGTGCTAGTGATCGCCTGCCCGTGCGCGCTCGGATTGGCCACGCCGGCGGCCATCATGGCCGGCACCGGCGTCGCGGCGCGGCACGGCGTGCTGATCAAGGACGCCGAAGCGCTGGAGACCGCGCATCGCGTGACGATCGTCGCGTTCGATAAAACCGGCACGCTGACGCTCGGGCAACCGTCGGTGACGGCGTTCGAGCCGATTGGCGGCGTCAGCCGCGACGAGGCGCTGGCGCTTGCCGCGGCGGTGCAGCGTCATAGCGATCACCCGTTAGCGCGGGCGGTGTTGAAGGCGCATGAAGTCGCGGCGACGAACAGCGGCGACGTGACGGCGGCGGACGCTGGCGGTGTGGCGGCAGCGTCCGCTGGCGGCACGGCAGCGACGGAAACTGGCGTCGCGGTGGCGTCCGGACAAATCCCGCCGCAGCATGCGAGCGCCGCGCGCGCGGTGGCAGGCCGCGGCGTCGAAGCGGACGTCGACGGGCGCACGCTCGCGCTGGGCAGCACGCGCTGGCTCAACGAACTCGGCATTGACTTGCCGGCGGAACTCGCCACGCGCGCTCACGAACTCGAAGCCGCGGGCAACACCGTTTCCTGGCTCATGCAGCGCGAAGCGCCCGCGGCACTCGCCTTGATCGCTTTCGGCGACACCGTCAAACCGACGGCACGCGCGGCCGTCGAACGGTTGGCGCAAATGGGCATCAAGAGCGTGCTGGTCACCGGCGACAACCGCGGCAGCGCGGCGAGCGTGGCCAAGGCGCTCGGCATCGACGAATTCCATGCGGAAGTTCTGCCCGACGACAAGGCCCGTGTGATCCGCGATCTGAAGATCCGCAGCGCCGGCATCGTGGCGATGGCGGGCGACGGCATCAACGACGCCCCCGCACTCGCCGCCGCCGACATCGGCATCGCGATGGCGACCGGCACCGACGTCGCCATGCACGCGGCCGGCATCACGCTGATGCGCGGCGATCCGGCGCTGGTGGCCGACGCCATCGACATCTCGCGCAAGACCTGGCGCAAGATCCAGCAGAACCTGTTCTGGGCGTTCGTCTACAACCTGATCGGTATTCCGCTGGCCGCCTTCGGTTTGCTGAACCCAATGCTCGCCGGCGCGGCAATGGCCTTTTCGAGCGTGAGCGTCGTCACCAATGCGTTGTTGCTACGCGCCTGGCGCGGCGCGCAGGCTCGTTCGGCGCGCTGAGCGAACGCGGCGGCGAGAAATGCCGTGCACGCGCGGGGCCTATTAGCGGCGTCGTGATCAACGCGTTGTAGCGGCACGAAGGGCAGTTCGGCGCGCTGAGCGCGCCGCGTACCGAAACGCCTCGCTGGCAGCAGCGCCAATTACGAAGCGCTTTCAAAATTCTAAAGAAAGCGGGCGCCGCGGCCGTAAACAAGCCATCGATGCCGGGCATGCCTACGCATGGCTCACGCACCGCTTGTCCTCCTCTACTCTGCGAACGTCCATGCAATTTCTCTCTTTGCGCCGCGCCAGCGTCGGCGCGCGGCTCGCGATTCTTTCGTGCGTGCTGGTGACGTTGATTTTCGCCGCGTTTACGTGGGCGCTCACCCGCACCGCCGGCAAGCAGATCAGTGACCAGGTGCTGGAACGCATCGCCGATAAGGACCGCTCCATCGCCGCGATGATCAAGCTGTTCGACAAGGCCTTGTCGAACGAGGTCGACCGCTCGATGTCGCTGTTCGCGAGCTTCCTGCCCACCGGCTACACGCTCGACGAAACGCAGAAGGTCGACATCGGCGGCGTCGCCACGCCGACCCTCAAGGCCGGCGACAAAGTTCTGAACATGGACTTTTCCATCCCCGATCTGTTTCTCGAACGCAGCGGCGCGGTGGCCACCGTGTTCGCGCGCAGCGGCGACGACTTCGTCCGCGTCACGACTTCGCTCAAGAAACAGGACGGCTCGCGCGCCATCGGCACGCTGCTCGATCGCAAGGCGCCCGCCTACGCGCTGCTCCTCGCGAACCAACCTTACACGGGACTCGCCGCGCTCTTCGGCAAACGTTTGATCACGCAGTACCGGCCGATCACGGACGCAAGCGGCCGCGTGATCGGCGCGCTGTTTGTCGGCGTGAATGTGGACAAGGAAGTTCAGTCGGTCCAGGACGGCATTCGCAATCTGAAGATCGGCGACAGCGGTTATTACTTCGTCGTCGACGCGTCGAACGGCGGCAGTCGCGGCAA belongs to Paraburkholderia sp. FT54 and includes:
- a CDS encoding heavy metal translocating P-type ATPase, whose translation is MTELANPQRSTDAVTSAARTAELDIGGMTCASCALRVEKALAKVPGVTRASVNLATERARIESDATVDSDTLANAVRKAGYDATLCASPDAAPLVAEVRQSTQLAIGGMTCASCAMRVEKALAKVPGVVGASVNLATETATVSLDGAAAAPDALIAAVKKAGYEAALIAPPDTPAASDHATPAAARRDPTRRELATVLASAVLTLPLVAPMVGEWFGLHAMLSPWLQFAFASIVQFAFGARFYRAAYRAVRAGAGNMDLLVALGTSAAYGISVYELATHPGDMMHLYFEASAVVITLVRFGKWLEARAKRQTTDAIRALNALRPERARIRVGADERDVPLAQVRVGTVVIVRPGERVPVDGAVLEGRTHIDESLITGESLPVPKQVADAVTAGSINGEGAIAVTTTAIGAETTLARVIRLVESAQAEKAPIQRLVDRVSEIFVPAILAIAALTLAGWLIAGAGGETAILNAVAVLVIACPCALGLATPAAIMAGTGVAARHGVLIKDAEALETAHRVTIVAFDKTGTLTLGQPSVTAFEPIGGVSRDEALALAAAVQRHSDHPLARAVLKAHEVAATNSGDVTAADAGGVAAASAGGTAATETGVAVASGQIPPQHASAARAVAGRGVEADVDGRTLALGSTRWLNELGIDLPAELATRAHELEAAGNTVSWLMQREAPAALALIAFGDTVKPTARAAVERLAQMGIKSVLVTGDNRGSAASVAKALGIDEFHAEVLPDDKARVIRDLKIRSAGIVAMAGDGINDAPALAAADIGIAMATGTDVAMHAAGITLMRGDPALVADAIDISRKTWRKIQQNLFWAFVYNLIGIPLAAFGLLNPMLAGAAMAFSSVSVVTNALLLRAWRGAQARSAR
- a CDS encoding FMN-binding negative transcriptional regulator; this encodes MYMPAHFEENRPEVLHRLIAEQPFGALITHGPNGLDANHVPFEFEVPSAAGETLGILRAHVARANPVWQEAAANPEALVIFQGPAAYISPNWYPSKHEAHRQVPTYNYMVVHAHGRIVVRDDESFVRGLVARLTRKMEAGEPAPWKMGDAPADFITQMLGAIVGIEIEVTRLVGKWKLGQNKAADDRRGAAETLLARSTNEQQAVGQAMLDAPPAF
- a CDS encoding DUF1254 domain-containing protein; protein product: MIKNRRVLFPIHWTCASLAGLAFLAGCASTPSATQKSTGWIKDEVADSYVFGYPLVLMGVARDAAVGTDPGQAPLNTLRHAQALPPIGASGPMQPSLDTFDSTGWLDVGSEPVIVSLPDSHGRYVDARVLDMWTNVVWSTSSQFATRAAGIKAQVIAFVGPGWQGDLPKGAKRVDVPTRNAWVSVRIQSNGTRDLTAVRKLQRAIRVAPLSVYAGDARSAAITPPRSNVAAAGASGTPAAQVAALDANGFFTRLAQALPGNPPTPADPHALKFLSDLGVTAGEPVKLPNAPEAIAAGLADGHERVVTPPSNLLTGNGWSWFGDGVGNYGPDYAMRAYAAYAQPGIGTKDDEVRAVVTQDSDGHALNGANRYVIQFAPNQLPPVRGFWSITAYTKDGALGESAPARLAVGDRNGARRNRDGSLDVTVSSARSRSGNWLPAPRADLQLVLRLYAPKPQATDGSWQPPAVVRQ